In one Streptomyces sp. T12 genomic region, the following are encoded:
- a CDS encoding 3-hydroxyacyl-CoA dehydrogenase family protein, translating into MATPLSDTSSDTPLSPLKTVAVVGLGTMGTGIAEVLAKAGREVIGIDISEAAAAKAVATLETSTARAVERGRLTEQERAEALARIRTSTDLRAAADADLVIEVAPESYEIKQQIFRELDGIVRPETILATGTNALSVTRLAADSARPERVLGLHFFNPAPAMRLVEVVSSVLTAPTAVTAVTNLALDLGKEPVAVGDRPGFVADGLLFGYLNQAAAMYEAKYASREDIDAAMRLGCGLPMGPLALLDLIGIDTARRVLEAMYAESRDRLHAPAPILKQLSEAGLTGRKSGRGFYTYEAPGSATVVRDALTPLDGAALAPGRTVRSVGVAGSGTMASGIAEVFAKAEYEVVLAARSEEKAQAAKARIGKSLSRSVDKGRMTAEAAAQTLDLITAAGSYDAFADVDLAVEAVAEDLEIKRQLFATLDKVCKPGAVLATTTSSLPVVACARATSRPQDVIGMHFFNPAPAMKLVEVVRTVLTADDVHSTVREVCARIKKHAVDCGDRAGFIVNALLFPYLNNAIKMVEEHYATLDDIDAAMKLGGGYPMGPFELLDVVGLDVSLAIEKVLHREFRDPGLAPAPLLEHLVAAGCLGRKTGRGFREYARR; encoded by the coding sequence ATGGCCACTCCCCTGTCCGACACCTCGTCCGACACCCCTCTGTCCCCGCTCAAGACCGTTGCCGTGGTCGGCCTCGGCACCATGGGCACCGGCATCGCCGAGGTCCTGGCCAAGGCCGGTCGCGAGGTCATCGGCATCGACATCAGCGAGGCCGCTGCCGCCAAGGCCGTCGCCACCCTGGAGACCTCGACCGCCCGTGCCGTGGAGCGCGGCCGGCTGACCGAGCAGGAGCGCGCGGAGGCCCTCGCCCGCATCCGCACCTCCACGGACCTGCGGGCCGCGGCCGACGCGGACCTGGTCATCGAGGTGGCGCCGGAGTCGTACGAGATCAAGCAGCAGATCTTCCGCGAGCTGGACGGGATCGTGCGCCCCGAGACGATCCTGGCGACCGGCACCAACGCCCTGTCGGTCACGCGGCTGGCCGCCGACTCGGCCCGCCCCGAGCGCGTGCTCGGTCTGCACTTCTTCAACCCGGCGCCGGCGATGCGGCTGGTCGAGGTCGTCTCCTCCGTGCTGACCGCGCCGACGGCCGTCACCGCGGTCACGAACCTCGCCCTCGACCTCGGCAAGGAGCCCGTCGCGGTCGGCGACCGGCCCGGTTTCGTCGCCGACGGGCTGTTGTTCGGCTACCTGAACCAGGCGGCCGCGATGTACGAGGCGAAGTACGCCTCCCGCGAGGACATCGACGCCGCGATGCGGCTGGGCTGCGGACTGCCGATGGGACCGCTGGCCCTGCTCGACCTGATCGGCATCGACACCGCGCGCAGGGTCCTGGAGGCCATGTACGCCGAGTCCCGCGACCGGCTGCACGCCCCCGCGCCGATCCTCAAGCAGCTCAGCGAGGCGGGCCTGACAGGCCGTAAGTCGGGCCGCGGCTTCTACACGTACGAGGCGCCGGGCAGCGCCACCGTCGTGCGGGACGCGCTGACGCCGCTGGACGGCGCCGCCCTGGCCCCCGGCCGCACGGTCCGCTCGGTCGGCGTCGCGGGCTCCGGCACCATGGCGTCCGGGATCGCCGAGGTCTTCGCCAAGGCCGAGTACGAGGTCGTGCTCGCCGCCCGCAGCGAGGAGAAGGCGCAGGCCGCGAAGGCCCGTATCGGCAAGTCGCTTTCCCGCTCTGTCGACAAGGGGCGGATGACCGCCGAGGCCGCCGCGCAGACCCTGGACCTGATCACCGCGGCGGGTTCGTACGACGCGTTCGCCGACGTCGATCTGGCCGTCGAGGCCGTCGCCGAGGACCTGGAGATCAAGCGGCAGCTGTTCGCGACGCTGGACAAGGTCTGCAAACCGGGCGCGGTGCTGGCCACCACCACCTCGTCGCTGCCCGTCGTCGCCTGCGCCCGCGCCACCTCGCGTCCGCAGGACGTGATCGGCATGCACTTCTTCAACCCGGCGCCGGCGATGAAGCTGGTCGAGGTCGTCCGCACGGTGCTGACCGCCGACGACGTCCACTCCACGGTCCGCGAGGTCTGCGCCAGGATCAAGAAGCACGCCGTGGACTGCGGTGACCGTGCCGGATTCATCGTGAACGCGCTGCTGTTCCCGTACCTGAACAACGCGATCAAGATGGTGGAGGAGCACTACGCGACGCTCGACGACATCGACGCGGCGATGAAGCTGGGCGGCGGCTACCCGATGGGCCCGTTCGAGCTGCTGGACGTCGTCGGGCTCGATGTCTCCCTGGCGATCGAGAAGGTCCTGCACCGCGAGTTCCGCGACCCCGGCCTCGCTCCGGCGCCGCTCCTGGAGCACCTGGTGGCCGCGGGCTGCCTCGGCCGCAAGACGGGCCGCGGCTTCCGCGAATATGCCCGGCGCTGA
- a CDS encoding adenylosuccinate lyase gives MDEELRSLTERLRQESGASAAYDRLVATEDLDELADVLTAPGQPLWARELAAFRLGLAGDRRSFESLVLLLNHRDPERCVSAAHALARLGDPRTARAAAALATNELRVAYALHPVRLLVELRAPEAVPALITTLERRLRPHDPYRRVALACVEGLGTLGDTRARRVLNEALAHPALAEAAVHALARIPRQR, from the coding sequence ATGGACGAAGAGTTGCGATCACTCACGGAGCGCTTACGGCAGGAGTCCGGAGCGTCGGCCGCGTACGACCGCCTCGTGGCGACCGAGGACCTCGACGAACTCGCCGATGTGCTCACCGCGCCCGGACAGCCGCTGTGGGCCAGGGAGTTGGCCGCGTTCCGGCTGGGCCTCGCCGGGGACCGCCGGTCCTTCGAGTCTCTCGTCCTGCTCCTTAACCACCGTGACCCGGAGCGCTGTGTCTCCGCCGCCCACGCCCTCGCCCGGCTCGGGGACCCGCGCACGGCCCGCGCGGCGGCCGCCCTCGCCACAAACGAACTCCGCGTCGCCTACGCCCTGCACCCGGTCCGGCTCCTGGTCGAGCTGCGCGCCCCCGAGGCCGTGCCCGCCCTCATCACCACCCTGGAGCGACGCCTGCGCCCGCACGACCCCTACCGCCGCGTGGCCCTCGCCTGCGTGGAGGGCCTCGGCACACTGGGCGACACCCGGGCCAGACGCGTCCTGAACGAGGCGCTGGCCCACCCGGCACTCGCGGAGGCGGCGGTACACGCGCTGGCGCGGATCCCGAGACAGCGGTGA
- a CDS encoding GNAT family N-acetyltransferase — MDDDGILIRPMTLADCERVAEIRVGGWQSAYKGLIPQPYLDALDVAQDAERRRAHFSQADGSVVNLVAERDDKIVGWACHGPYRDGEVRTEDAELYALYVDPGRYGDGIGHALLQESVRRCTAAGHARMLLWVLEHNTRARRFYERAGFRPDGAEEPFEVDGMEVPEVRYARELPSG; from the coding sequence ATGGACGACGACGGCATACTGATCCGCCCCATGACCCTGGCCGACTGCGAGCGCGTCGCCGAGATCCGCGTCGGCGGCTGGCAGAGCGCGTACAAGGGCCTGATACCGCAGCCCTACTTGGACGCCCTGGACGTGGCACAGGACGCCGAGCGCCGTCGCGCCCACTTCTCGCAGGCCGACGGGAGTGTGGTGAACCTGGTCGCCGAGCGGGACGACAAGATCGTCGGCTGGGCCTGCCACGGCCCGTACCGCGACGGCGAGGTGCGCACCGAGGACGCCGAGTTGTACGCCCTCTACGTGGACCCCGGACGGTACGGCGACGGCATCGGCCACGCCCTGCTGCAGGAGTCGGTACGCCGGTGCACGGCCGCCGGGCACGCTCGCATGCTGCTCTGGGTCCTGGAGCACAACACCCGTGCCCGGCGCTTCTACGAGCGGGCGGGTTTCCGCCCGGACGGCGCCGAGGAGCCCTTCGAGGTGGACGGCATGGAGGTGCCCGAGGTGCGGTACGCGCGGGAGCTGCCGTCCGGGTGA
- a CDS encoding RidA family protein → MSELTRIPAPDGVAPAAQYTHVVLGTGRFVAVSGQLALDEDGKLVGEGDPAAQARQVFVNLRRCLAAAGATFDDVVKLTYFVTDMAHMPAIRAARAEHIPDDRLPAASAVQVAGLVRPEFLMEVEAFAVLPG, encoded by the coding sequence ATGAGTGAGCTGACCAGGATTCCCGCCCCCGACGGGGTCGCCCCCGCCGCCCAGTACACGCATGTCGTGCTCGGCACCGGCCGTTTCGTCGCCGTCTCCGGCCAGCTCGCCCTGGACGAGGACGGCAAGCTCGTCGGCGAGGGCGACCCGGCGGCCCAGGCCCGCCAGGTCTTCGTAAACCTGCGGCGCTGCCTGGCCGCGGCGGGCGCGACCTTCGACGACGTCGTCAAACTCACCTACTTCGTGACGGACATGGCGCACATGCCCGCGATCCGTGCGGCCCGCGCCGAGCACATACCCGACGACCGGCTGCCGGCCGCGTCGGCGGTGCAGGTCGCCGGGCTGGTGCGGCCGGAGTTCCTGATGGAGGTCGAGGCGTTCGCGGTGCTGCCGGGATAA
- a CDS encoding alpha/beta hydrolase yields the protein MRERAAVLCGAAAVVAGALTAVPAEASPPPTADTAHAAPLTWKKCATKKYPTLQCASLRVPLDHSRPRGRQITLALSRVPHTAKKYQGPLLVNPGGPGASGLTLAGFVASALPKAVAAQYDVIGFDPRGVGKSKPALDCRPGHFAAVRRDAVPSTSRIEQANLARAKAFARACGEKYGDVLPYIDTVSAVRDMDRIRAALGARRINYFGYSYGTYLGAVYAKLFPERVRRAVLDSVVDPTGVWYDDNLAQDHAFNDRHRAFMAWIAKHDTVYRLGSDPAKVEAKWYAMRAALARKAADGKVGASELEDTYIPGGYYNGYWPYLAEAFAAYVNGKNAEPLVEAYERFGAADASDDNGYSIYTSVQCRDAAWPRDWREWRTDNWAVYAKAPFMTWSNAWYNAPCAFWPTSSLPSVSVANGTVPPMLLFQATEDAATPYAGAVTVHRLLARSSLVVEQGGGNHGITLGGNACLDKHLAAYLADGTVPHGRGAVDAVCEARPDPKPLSSKVASTSSRGAELHRLLGFRP from the coding sequence ATGAGAGAACGCGCAGCCGTACTGTGCGGCGCCGCCGCCGTCGTGGCCGGGGCCCTGACGGCCGTCCCCGCCGAGGCGAGCCCCCCGCCCACCGCGGACACCGCTCACGCCGCGCCCCTCACCTGGAAGAAGTGCGCCACCAAGAAGTACCCGACGCTCCAGTGCGCGTCCCTCAGGGTGCCGCTCGACCACTCCCGTCCGCGGGGACGGCAGATCACGCTCGCGCTGTCCCGTGTCCCGCACACCGCGAAGAAGTACCAGGGCCCTCTGCTGGTCAACCCGGGCGGCCCCGGCGCCAGCGGCCTGACGCTCGCCGGATTCGTGGCCTCCGCACTGCCCAAGGCGGTGGCGGCACAGTACGACGTCATCGGCTTCGACCCGCGCGGAGTCGGCAAGAGCAAGCCCGCCCTCGACTGCAGGCCCGGCCACTTCGCCGCGGTGCGCCGGGACGCCGTGCCGAGCACCTCGCGGATCGAGCAGGCCAACCTCGCGCGCGCCAAGGCCTTCGCCCGGGCCTGCGGCGAGAAGTACGGGGACGTACTGCCGTACATCGACACGGTCAGCGCCGTGCGGGACATGGACCGGATCCGTGCGGCGCTCGGCGCGCGGCGGATCAATTACTTCGGTTACTCGTACGGCACCTATCTCGGCGCGGTCTACGCCAAGCTCTTCCCGGAGCGGGTGCGGCGCGCGGTCCTGGACTCGGTCGTCGACCCCACCGGCGTCTGGTACGACGACAACCTCGCGCAGGACCACGCCTTCAACGACCGGCACCGCGCCTTCATGGCATGGATCGCCAAGCACGACACGGTCTACCGGCTCGGCAGCGATCCGGCGAAGGTCGAGGCCAAGTGGTACGCGATGCGGGCGGCCCTGGCCAGGAAGGCGGCCGACGGCAAGGTGGGCGCCTCCGAGCTGGAGGACACCTACATCCCCGGCGGCTACTACAACGGCTACTGGCCCTACCTCGCCGAGGCGTTCGCGGCGTACGTGAACGGCAAGAACGCCGAACCGTTGGTCGAGGCGTACGAGAGGTTCGGCGCCGCCGACGCGTCCGACGACAACGGCTACAGCATCTACACCTCGGTGCAGTGCCGTGACGCCGCCTGGCCGCGCGACTGGCGCGAGTGGCGGACGGACAACTGGGCCGTCTACGCGAAGGCGCCGTTCATGACCTGGAGCAACGCCTGGTACAACGCGCCGTGCGCATTCTGGCCGACGAGTTCGCTCCCCTCGGTCAGCGTCGCCAACGGCACGGTCCCGCCGATGCTGCTGTTCCAGGCGACCGAGGACGCGGCCACCCCGTACGCGGGTGCCGTCACGGTGCACCGGCTGCTGGCCCGCTCCAGTCTGGTGGTCGAGCAGGGGGGCGGTAACCACGGCATCACGCTGGGCGGGAACGCCTGCCTGGACAAACACCTCGCGGCCTACCTGGCCGACGGCACGGTGCCGCACGGCCGAGGCGCGGTCGACGCGGTGTGCGAGGCGCGGCCCGACCCCAAGCCGCTGAGCTCCAAGGTCGCGTCCACGTCGTCGCGCGGCGCCGAACTGCACAGGCTGCTCGGCTTCCGCCCCTGA
- a CDS encoding Rv2578c family radical SAM protein has protein sequence MRWENLTLESDHSRADSALFGADAVVTRTFDTPEFAGITFHEIRARSILNRVPGASRMPFEWTVNPYRGCTHACVYCFARKTHSYLDLDTGLGFDSQIVVKVNAPELLRRQLSSRRWQGEHIAMGTNVDCYQRAEGRYRLMPGILAALRDHANPYSILTKGTLILRDLDLLKQSSEVTDVGISVSVGFTDPELWRTVEPGTPSPERRLDVVRTLTEHGLGCGVLMAPVIPFLSDHPAQLRATVRAIAAAGATSVTPLVLHLRPGAREWFMAWLDRHHPYLVRRYERLYADGAYAPKWYQRRITRQVHDLAQEYGIGPTRAGMPRRIREPEPGAEPAEHTRSEPTQLSLI, from the coding sequence ATGCGCTGGGAGAACCTCACCCTGGAGTCCGACCACAGCCGGGCCGACTCCGCGCTGTTCGGCGCGGACGCCGTAGTGACCCGCACCTTCGACACGCCCGAGTTCGCCGGCATCACGTTCCACGAGATCCGGGCGCGCTCGATCCTCAACCGGGTGCCGGGCGCCTCGCGGATGCCCTTCGAGTGGACGGTCAACCCGTATCGGGGCTGCACGCACGCGTGCGTGTACTGCTTCGCCCGCAAGACCCACAGCTATCTGGACCTCGACACGGGCCTCGGTTTCGACTCCCAGATCGTGGTCAAGGTGAACGCCCCGGAGCTGCTGCGCCGTCAGCTCTCCTCGCGCCGCTGGCAGGGCGAGCACATAGCGATGGGCACGAATGTCGACTGCTACCAGCGCGCCGAGGGCCGCTACCGCCTGATGCCGGGCATCCTCGCCGCCCTGCGCGACCACGCCAACCCCTACTCGATCCTGACGAAGGGCACGCTGATCCTGCGCGACCTCGACCTGCTGAAGCAGTCCTCCGAGGTGACGGACGTCGGCATATCCGTCTCGGTCGGCTTCACCGACCCCGAGCTGTGGCGCACCGTGGAGCCGGGCACGCCCTCCCCCGAGCGCCGTCTCGACGTCGTACGGACCCTGACCGAGCACGGTCTCGGGTGTGGCGTGCTGATGGCGCCGGTGATTCCTTTCCTGAGCGACCACCCGGCCCAACTGCGGGCGACCGTGCGGGCGATCGCCGCCGCCGGGGCGACCTCCGTCACGCCGCTGGTGCTGCATCTGCGGCCGGGGGCCCGCGAGTGGTTCATGGCCTGGCTCGACCGGCACCACCCGTATCTGGTCCGCCGTTACGAGCGGCTGTACGCGGACGGCGCCTACGCACCGAAGTGGTACCAGCGCCGGATCACCCGCCAGGTCCACGACCTGGCGCAGGAGTACGGCATCGGCCCCACGCGCGCGGGCATGCCAAGGCGGATCCGCGAGCCCGAGCCGGGGGCAGAGCCCGCCGAGCACACGCGGTCCGAACCGACCCAACTCTCACTCATTTGA
- a CDS encoding SRPBCC family protein — translation MAQVEATTERVVAADAEKVFDALADYSGTRAKLLPEHFSEYEVREGGDGEGTLVHWKLQATSKRVRDCLLEVSEPTDGELVEKDRNSSMVTTWRVTPAGEGKSRVVVTTTWQGAGGIGGFFEKTFAPKGLGRIYDAVLTKLATEVEK, via the coding sequence ATGGCGCAGGTCGAGGCCACTACGGAGCGGGTCGTCGCGGCGGACGCGGAGAAGGTGTTCGACGCCCTCGCCGACTACAGCGGCACGCGCGCGAAGCTGCTCCCCGAGCACTTCAGTGAGTACGAGGTGCGCGAGGGCGGCGACGGCGAGGGCACCCTCGTCCACTGGAAGCTCCAGGCCACCAGCAAGCGCGTGCGCGACTGCCTCCTGGAGGTCAGCGAGCCCACCGACGGCGAGCTCGTCGAGAAGGACCGCAACTCCTCCATGGTCACCACCTGGCGGGTCACCCCCGCCGGCGAGGGCAAGTCCCGGGTCGTCGTCACCACCACCTGGCAGGGCGCCGGCGGTATCGGCGGCTTCTTCGAGAAGACCTTCGCGCCCAAGGGCCTCGGCCGGATCTACGACGCGGTGCTCACCAAGCTCGCGACCGAAGTCGAGAAGTAA